From Methylovorus glucosotrophus:
CGGGTTAATTTCAAGGTTGTGCATGGCTAAGGCAAAAACCGTTTACACCTGCACCGAGTGCGGGGCATCTTCACCTAAATGGCAAGGACAGTGCCCCAGTTGCATGGCATGGAACACGCTGGTCGAGAGCATAGCGGAAGCGCCGACGGCCAACCGCTATGCAGCATTGGCGCAGACGGCTGGCTTGCAAAAGCTGGCCGAAGTGGAGGCGGCCGAGGTGCCGCGCCAGCCTTCTGGCATCGGCGAATTTGATCGCGTGCTGGGCGGCGGCCTGGTGGCAGGCGGGGTCGTGCTGATCGGGGGCGACCCCGGCATAGGCAAGTCCACCTTGCTGTTGCAGACACTGTGCCACGTTGGCCATCTGCGTAAAGCCATCTACGTGAGCGGTGAGGAGTCTGCGCAGCAGATTGCCATGCGTGCCCGCCGACTGGGGCTGGATGCTGGCCCGATTGATCTTCTTGCCGAAATTCAGCTGGAAAAAATTCTGGCGACCCTGCAGACGCACAAGCCGGATATTGCCGTCATTGACTCCATCCAGACCATATACTCCGAGGCTTTGCAGTCGGCCCCTGGCTCGGTGGCACAGGTGCGTGAATGCTCAGCCCAGTTAACACGTGCTGCCAAACAACTGGGGATCACGGTGATCCTGGTGGGCCATGTCACCAAGGAAGGCTCGCTCGCCGGGCCACGCGTGCTGGAGCATATTGTCGATACCGTGCTGTATTTCGAGGGCGACCCCAACTCCAGTTTCCGCCTGATTCGCGCGTTCAAAAACCGTTTTGGTGCGGTCAATGAGCTGGGTGTGTTTGCCATGACAGAGAAGGGCTTGCGCGAAGTTAGCAATCCATCGGCGCTGTTTCTTTCCCATCATGCCGAGCAAGTGGCGGGCTCTTGTATTACGGTTACCCAGGAAGGCTCACGGCCTTTGCTGGTCGAGATACAGGCCCTGGTCGATGAGGCGCATGCGCCCAACCCCAAGCGCCTTTGCGTGGGCCTTGAGCAGAACCGGCTGGCCATGTTGCTGGCCGTATTGCATCGCCATGCGGGTGTCGCATGCTTTGACCAGGATGTGTTTATCAATGCGGTGGGTGGCGTGCGGATCAGCGAGCCTGCAGTCGATCTTGCGGTATTGCTGGCGATAGTATCTTCTTTGAAAAACAAGCCACTGCATAACAAACTGATTGTATTTGGTGAGGTTGGGCTGGCGGGAGAAGTGAGACCGGTACAGCGTGGTCAGGAGCGCCTGAAGGAAGCTGCCAAGCTGGGCTTTACCCATGCCATCGTGCCCAAGGCAAATGCCCCCAAGCAAGCCATTCCGGATTTGACGGTTATCGCTGTCGAACGCCTGGATCAAGCCTTGCAGAAAATTAAAGAACTATAATCAAAAATCAATGTAACTTTATGAAAAATATAATTTTTGATCTTGATGGGACATTGATCGATTCCTCGGGCAGCATACTTGAAAGTTACGAGGAAGCTTTTCGCCAACATGGCATCACGCCAGCCCGACCATTAACGCCGGAATTGATTGGCCCTCCCTTGATGCAAACTCTGTCGCTGATGGCAGGGCATGATGATGCCGATACACTGGCAGCACTGGCGCAGGCTTTCAAACAGCATTACGACAGTGAAGGCTATAAGCTGACCACCGTGTTCCCCGACATTGAACCCATGCTGGCGCTACTTGCCCGTGATCACAAGCTCTATATTGGTACCAACAAGCGTATTTACCCGACCCGCCGCATTCTCGACCATCTCGGCTGGGGGGGGTATTTTCAGGAAGTATATGCGCTCGATTACTTTCATCCTGCCGTCCCCAACAAGGCGACGATGGTTGGAAATATTGTCGCGGCCCATGGCATGAATAAAACCGAGACCATGTATATCGGTGATCGCCTGGAGGATGGCATGGCGGCAGAGGCCAATCAACTGGCTTTTGTCATGGTCACCTGGGGCTATCTGGACCCGGCGTCGGGGGATATGCAGGCACATTGGCTAAGCTTTGACCAGCCTCAGGCGCTGGCAGAAGCCATTATCAAGCAATAAGCTGGTTTCAGCTCACTCAGTCAGTCTGTCAAAGCTCGTCGCGGCGATGGATTTCCAGCGACTGCATCTGCCGGTCATGGTATCTGGACAAGCCCAGTAGTGCCAAGATGGCGCCTATCATGGCGCACAACATATCGGATTGTGTGTCCCACACATCGCCT
This genomic window contains:
- the radA gene encoding DNA repair protein RadA, with amino-acid sequence MAKAKTVYTCTECGASSPKWQGQCPSCMAWNTLVESIAEAPTANRYAALAQTAGLQKLAEVEAAEVPRQPSGIGEFDRVLGGGLVAGGVVLIGGDPGIGKSTLLLQTLCHVGHLRKAIYVSGEESAQQIAMRARRLGLDAGPIDLLAEIQLEKILATLQTHKPDIAVIDSIQTIYSEALQSAPGSVAQVRECSAQLTRAAKQLGITVILVGHVTKEGSLAGPRVLEHIVDTVLYFEGDPNSSFRLIRAFKNRFGAVNELGVFAMTEKGLREVSNPSALFLSHHAEQVAGSCITVTQEGSRPLLVEIQALVDEAHAPNPKRLCVGLEQNRLAMLLAVLHRHAGVACFDQDVFINAVGGVRISEPAVDLAVLLAIVSSLKNKPLHNKLIVFGEVGLAGEVRPVQRGQERLKEAAKLGFTHAIVPKANAPKQAIPDLTVIAVERLDQALQKIKEL
- a CDS encoding HAD family hydrolase produces the protein MKNIIFDLDGTLIDSSGSILESYEEAFRQHGITPARPLTPELIGPPLMQTLSLMAGHDDADTLAALAQAFKQHYDSEGYKLTTVFPDIEPMLALLARDHKLYIGTNKRIYPTRRILDHLGWGGYFQEVYALDYFHPAVPNKATMVGNIVAAHGMNKTETMYIGDRLEDGMAAEANQLAFVMVTWGYLDPASGDMQAHWLSFDQPQALAEAIIKQ